A portion of the Corynebacterium ammoniagenes DSM 20306 genome contains these proteins:
- a CDS encoding NAD(P)/FAD-dependent oxidoreductase: protein MSKNKVVIIGAGFAGLVAARELQTAGIEYEILEAKDRIGGRAWTEERMGRPLELGATWVHWFQAHTWTEIMRYGQRTEITASPSGNDAHWVTDGKVVKGTEDDLDEKLTAAMGVTYEGSEEYFPNPHDPLWVLSDDFDGPAEVRERFLSDDQTNAIDLVKEAGFDQETIDLVDAFWCAGYIGDPYTGSALMAKQWGALSDNRYRVMEDITLKWKLNNGMRSLYDGIAGDLNTDIRLNTPVAKVEHHDNGATVTTESGEVIEASAVICTVPVGALSNIEFSPALPDAVQSVIDDKWNSQGAKIWIKIKGHHRFLGYAPKPAKMSVVRSEYFMDDDTTILVGFGYDNTNIDLNSIEDAQAVINQWRDDLEVVDTTGHNWVADKWAGQAWGTLRKGQFTQGWSLFDDIDSQLFFAGSDYAYGWRGVCVDGALEKGMTTARQVINSMRETKEQ from the coding sequence ATGTCTAAGAACAAAGTTGTCATCATCGGTGCCGGATTCGCAGGCCTCGTTGCCGCGCGCGAGCTGCAAACCGCCGGCATTGAGTATGAAATCTTGGAGGCCAAAGACCGCATCGGCGGGCGTGCTTGGACCGAAGAGCGAATGGGTCGCCCGCTGGAATTGGGCGCTACCTGGGTGCACTGGTTCCAAGCCCACACCTGGACTGAGATCATGCGCTATGGTCAGCGCACTGAAATCACGGCGTCTCCTTCCGGCAATGATGCCCACTGGGTAACGGACGGCAAGGTAGTCAAAGGCACCGAGGATGACCTGGATGAAAAGCTCACCGCTGCAATGGGCGTGACCTATGAAGGCAGTGAAGAGTACTTCCCTAACCCGCATGATCCGCTATGGGTTCTCTCAGATGACTTCGATGGCCCAGCTGAAGTGCGGGAGCGCTTTCTTTCCGATGACCAGACAAATGCCATTGACCTGGTGAAAGAAGCCGGTTTCGACCAAGAAACTATCGATCTTGTCGATGCCTTCTGGTGCGCCGGATACATCGGCGACCCATACACCGGCTCCGCGTTGATGGCGAAGCAATGGGGCGCGCTGTCCGATAACCGCTACCGCGTGATGGAAGATATCACCTTGAAGTGGAAGCTGAATAACGGCATGCGCTCGCTTTACGATGGCATCGCCGGCGACCTCAACACCGATATCCGCCTGAATACCCCGGTGGCGAAGGTTGAGCACCATGACAATGGCGCAACCGTAACTACCGAATCGGGTGAGGTCATCGAAGCATCGGCAGTAATCTGCACCGTGCCAGTGGGCGCGCTGAGCAATATTGAATTCTCCCCTGCCCTGCCCGATGCTGTACAAAGCGTTATCGATGACAAGTGGAACTCCCAAGGTGCGAAGATCTGGATCAAGATCAAAGGTCACCACCGCTTCCTAGGCTATGCACCAAAGCCAGCCAAGATGTCCGTGGTGCGCTCCGAATACTTCATGGATGACGACACCACCATCCTGGTCGGATTTGGCTACGACAACACCAATATTGATCTCAACTCCATCGAAGACGCCCAAGCTGTTATCAACCAATGGCGCGATGACCTCGAGGTTGTCGATACCACCGGCCACAACTGGGTTGCCGATAAGTGGGCTGGCCAGGCCTGGGGAACCCTGCGCAAGGGCCAATTCACCCAAGGTTGGAGCCTTTTCGACGACATCGATTCGCAGTTATTCTTCGCCGGCTCCGATTATGCCTACGGCTGGCGCGGCGTCTGCGTCGACGGCGCGCTAGAAAAAGGCATGACCACCGCCCGCCAGGTCATCAACAGCATGCGGGAGACAAAGGAACAGTAA
- a CDS encoding heavy metal translocating P-type ATPase, translating to MTTATHIEKPQDVHDGDAPWWKDREILLPVLSGIALLAGLVCQWLGVDTPALVLFWVGLLLGAFTFTPGAIRNLFQGKLGISLLMTISAVGAVILGYVAEAAALAFLYSIVEALEDKAMDRARNGLRALLKLVPDTATVLIDGSPVTIAAADLKVGQIMVVRPGERVATDALVKSGRSSVDTSAITGESIPVTVGPGDEVAAGAVNTSALLEVETTAAGGDNSLTTMVELVEKAQSEKGHRARIADRIARPLVPGVLILAGLVALLGALFGDPELWITRALVVLVAASPCSLAISVPITVVAAIGSASKFGVIIKSGATFERFGDIKHVALDKTGTLTRNEPTVTAVVTTNNATEDEVLNLAAGLEQHSTHPLAQAITSGASQPLPATDTSEQAGQGVTGIINGVSVAVGNPRWLDAGVLAERVDELEHQGMSVVMVHHHNSLIGAIGVRDELRAEVPEVIQTLNDQGITTTMLTGDNNHTARALASQAGITNVRAQLRPQDKAAAIKELGVDETVAMIGDGINDSPALASADVGIAMGATGSDAAIESADIAFTGNDLRLIPQALAHGRRGRRIMNQNIILSLLIIIALLPLALFGVLGLATVVLIHEVAEVLVILNGLRAARTRRSQLLA from the coding sequence ATGACGACAGCAACGCACATCGAAAAGCCTCAAGACGTCCATGACGGCGACGCCCCCTGGTGGAAAGATAGGGAAATTCTCCTGCCCGTACTCTCAGGGATCGCGCTGCTCGCGGGCCTTGTTTGCCAGTGGCTCGGGGTAGACACCCCTGCCCTTGTCCTGTTTTGGGTTGGTTTGCTGCTGGGAGCCTTCACCTTTACCCCTGGCGCAATTCGCAATCTTTTTCAGGGCAAACTCGGCATTAGCCTGCTGATGACAATCAGTGCGGTTGGCGCGGTCATTCTCGGTTATGTCGCAGAAGCAGCTGCACTCGCGTTTTTGTATTCCATCGTGGAGGCCTTGGAGGACAAGGCAATGGATCGCGCTCGCAATGGACTGCGAGCCCTATTAAAACTTGTCCCGGATACCGCAACAGTCCTCATCGACGGATCCCCGGTCACGATTGCGGCGGCAGACTTAAAAGTAGGCCAAATCATGGTGGTGCGCCCCGGAGAAAGGGTTGCCACCGATGCCCTTGTGAAATCTGGACGCAGCAGCGTAGATACCTCCGCGATTACGGGCGAGTCCATCCCAGTGACAGTTGGACCCGGGGATGAGGTTGCTGCCGGAGCTGTGAACACCTCCGCCCTGCTGGAAGTGGAGACGACCGCTGCGGGAGGAGATAACTCCCTGACCACGATGGTGGAATTGGTGGAAAAGGCCCAATCCGAAAAGGGCCATCGTGCACGCATCGCTGATCGCATTGCCCGTCCTTTGGTACCAGGGGTTTTGATCCTCGCTGGTCTCGTTGCTCTGCTCGGAGCTCTATTCGGAGATCCGGAACTGTGGATCACGCGCGCGCTGGTTGTACTAGTCGCTGCATCGCCGTGCTCACTGGCAATTTCTGTTCCTATTACCGTCGTGGCAGCCATCGGCTCGGCCAGCAAGTTCGGAGTGATCATCAAATCTGGTGCAACCTTTGAACGCTTCGGCGATATTAAGCACGTAGCGCTTGATAAAACTGGCACATTAACCCGTAATGAACCCACCGTTACTGCGGTTGTGACAACCAATAATGCAACCGAGGACGAGGTGCTCAACCTTGCAGCTGGGTTAGAGCAGCACAGTACACATCCACTCGCCCAGGCAATTACAAGTGGAGCATCCCAACCTTTGCCCGCCACCGATACATCGGAGCAGGCCGGGCAGGGAGTCACCGGCATTATTAATGGCGTATCGGTGGCTGTTGGCAACCCTCGCTGGCTTGATGCCGGCGTGCTTGCTGAACGCGTAGACGAGTTAGAACACCAGGGCATGTCCGTGGTGATGGTGCATCACCATAATTCCTTGATCGGGGCCATCGGGGTGCGCGATGAATTACGGGCAGAGGTTCCCGAGGTTATTCAAACCCTCAACGACCAAGGCATCACAACGACGATGCTCACCGGCGACAATAACCACACGGCGCGGGCCCTTGCCTCCCAAGCTGGCATTACAAACGTGCGCGCGCAGCTGCGTCCACAGGATAAAGCCGCCGCGATTAAGGAACTTGGCGTAGACGAAACGGTCGCGATGATTGGCGATGGCATCAACGATAGTCCGGCGCTTGCGTCCGCTGATGTCGGCATCGCGATGGGAGCCACCGGTTCAGACGCCGCCATTGAGTCCGCTGATATTGCCTTTACCGGAAACGACCTGCGGCTGATTCCACAGGCACTCGCCCACGGTCGCCGCGGGCGTCGCATTATGAATCAAAACATCATCTTGTCGTTATTAATCATCATTGCCCTGCTCCCGCTCGCACTATTCGGTGTCCTGGGACTTGCCACTGTCGTTCTCATTCACGAAGTTGCCGAAGTCTTAGTCATCCTCAATGGCCTGCGTGCAGCACGCACCCGCCGGAGCCAACTCTTGGCCTAA
- the cmtR gene encoding Cd(II)/Pb(II)-sensing metalloregulatory transcriptional regulator CmtR — protein sequence MLTNQTKLDVMNRLGRAMADPTRSRILLTLLEAPSYPAVLSRALGLTRSNVSNHLTCLRDCGIVIAEPEGRQTRYSIADPHLAAALNALVNVTLAVDENAPCIDPQCEVPGCCEPERSA from the coding sequence ATGCTGACCAATCAGACCAAACTTGATGTGATGAACCGCCTGGGACGCGCCATGGCAGATCCCACGCGCTCACGAATTCTGCTGACGCTCTTGGAAGCCCCCAGCTATCCTGCGGTCTTATCGCGCGCTTTAGGGCTCACCCGCTCGAATGTTTCAAACCATCTAACGTGCCTGCGTGATTGCGGCATTGTCATAGCCGAGCCCGAAGGCCGGCAAACGCGCTACTCCATTGCTGATCCCCACCTCGCTGCTGCTTTGAACGCACTGGTTAATGTCACCCTTGCTGTTGATGAAAACGCACCGTGCATCGATCCGCAGTGCGAGGTTCCCGGCTGCTGCGAGCCAGAAAGAAGTGCTTAG
- a CDS encoding zinc-dependent alcohol dehydrogenase family protein: MRQVVLHAPGDIRVEDVAKSSIVEPTDAVIRVTAACVCGSDLWPYRDLEDVQGPSHMGHEYIGVVEEIGEDVSTVEVGDFVVGSFVASDNTCEICEAGFQSRCIHQVMMGSIGTQADYARIPLADGTLVKVHGTPNEEQTKSLLAASDVLGTGWFAADAAQVGPGKTVAVVGDGAVGLLGILAAKQMGAERIIAMSRHADRQALARQFGATDIVEERGDVGVAKIKELTGGYGAHSTIEAVGTQESMTQAIGATRPGGHVGFVGVSHGVELDGTDLFVSTVGLLGGPAPVRRFLPELIDLIMTDQINPGAVFDLVLPIEEAAEAYKAMDERRATKVMLTL; encoded by the coding sequence ATGCGCCAAGTAGTTCTACACGCCCCCGGCGATATCCGAGTCGAGGACGTTGCAAAATCCTCCATTGTGGAACCCACCGATGCCGTTATTCGTGTTACTGCAGCGTGTGTCTGCGGTTCTGACCTGTGGCCTTACCGTGACTTGGAAGACGTGCAGGGACCTTCGCACATGGGCCATGAGTACATCGGTGTCGTGGAGGAAATCGGCGAGGATGTCTCCACCGTTGAAGTCGGTGATTTTGTCGTGGGTTCTTTTGTTGCCTCCGATAACACTTGTGAAATTTGCGAGGCAGGCTTTCAATCCCGCTGTATTCACCAGGTCATGATGGGTTCGATTGGCACGCAGGCAGATTACGCACGCATTCCGCTTGCCGATGGCACCCTGGTCAAAGTCCATGGCACCCCTAATGAGGAACAGACGAAGAGTTTGCTGGCTGCCTCCGATGTCTTGGGCACGGGCTGGTTTGCCGCTGACGCCGCGCAAGTAGGACCGGGCAAGACTGTTGCCGTAGTCGGCGATGGTGCTGTTGGCCTGCTGGGTATTCTCGCGGCAAAACAGATGGGTGCGGAGCGTATTATCGCGATGTCCCGGCACGCTGACCGCCAAGCTTTGGCGCGCCAGTTCGGTGCCACCGATATCGTGGAAGAACGAGGTGATGTTGGCGTTGCCAAGATCAAAGAGCTCACCGGTGGCTACGGCGCGCACTCCACCATTGAGGCGGTGGGTACCCAAGAATCCATGACCCAAGCTATCGGCGCGACGCGCCCAGGCGGTCACGTGGGCTTTGTGGGAGTAAGCCATGGCGTGGAACTCGACGGCACTGATCTTTTTGTATCCACCGTGGGTCTGCTCGGTGGACCAGCGCCAGTGCGCCGCTTTTTGCCGGAGCTTATTGATCTCATCATGACCGATCAGATCAATCCTGGCGCTGTCTTCGACCTGGTCCTACCCATCGAAGAAGCAGCGGAAGCCTACAAGGCCATGGATGAACGCCGCGCCACCAAGGTCATGCTGACGCTGTAA
- a CDS encoding SRPBCC family protein, which produces MINNENINNTHREIGNAPVTSGEGRSVLLRRNYTASVERVWNALTQREELAQWFGQVDGQLRTGGTFQVQDNAGGDILECDEPQMYKVTWAMGPGMSTELSLRLFADGEATTVEVEHSTPAEIFDELLNSYGPGGTIGIGVGWDLSLVALGMYLDGTAFDVATWEDVPETKEFAAAACDAWGVVAQNAWDIADADMAPAIAFAKAQYAPDSH; this is translated from the coding sequence ATGATCAATAATGAAAATATCAATAACACCCACCGCGAGATCGGCAATGCGCCCGTGACCAGCGGCGAGGGCCGTTCGGTGTTGCTGCGCCGAAACTACACGGCGTCAGTAGAAAGGGTGTGGAACGCACTAACCCAGCGTGAAGAGTTGGCGCAATGGTTTGGCCAGGTAGATGGCCAGCTGCGTACCGGAGGGACCTTTCAAGTCCAAGACAATGCTGGGGGAGACATCCTCGAGTGTGATGAGCCGCAGATGTATAAAGTCACATGGGCGATGGGCCCCGGCATGTCCACGGAGCTGTCTTTACGTCTTTTTGCCGACGGTGAGGCAACCACTGTCGAAGTAGAGCACTCCACCCCAGCGGAAATCTTTGATGAGCTGCTCAATAGCTATGGCCCCGGCGGCACGATTGGCATTGGTGTGGGCTGGGATCTCAGCCTCGTAGCGCTTGGCATGTACCTTGATGGGACAGCCTTTGATGTCGCCACCTGGGAAGATGTTCCGGAGACCAAGGAATTTGCCGCAGCAGCTTGCGATGCCTGGGGCGTGGTTGCGCAAAACGCCTGGGATATCGCTGATGCAGATATGGCCCCGGCGATTGCGTTTGCGAAAGCCCAGTACGCGCCGGATTCGCACTAG
- a CDS encoding cupin domain-containing protein yields the protein MSQNNFEQIFATGETNDELAEYFIGQSYRAPLVDGTVPVANITFEPGCRNNWHIHHGDNGAGDQILLCTAGSGWYQAEGEEAVSLEPGSAISIPAGLKHWHGAKADSWFSHLAFITPGEGVRNEWLEPVTDEEYGQLPS from the coding sequence ATGAGCCAGAACAATTTTGAGCAAATTTTTGCCACCGGGGAGACCAACGATGAATTAGCTGAGTATTTCATCGGTCAAAGCTATCGCGCACCGCTTGTCGATGGCACCGTGCCCGTTGCCAACATCACCTTTGAACCGGGGTGCCGCAATAATTGGCACATTCACCACGGTGACAATGGTGCCGGGGATCAGATCTTGTTGTGCACCGCGGGCTCTGGTTGGTACCAAGCCGAGGGCGAAGAAGCGGTGAGTTTAGAACCCGGTAGTGCTATTAGCATTCCCGCAGGGCTGAAGCACTGGCACGGTGCCAAGGCCGACTCGTGGTTTAGCCACCTTGCCTTTATCACTCCCGGCGAAGGCGTGCGCAACGAATGGCTTGAACCAGTCACCGACGAAGAATACGGCCAGCTGCCGAGTTAG
- a CDS encoding APC family permease yields MATSPSQQDTRNGLKSGKLSTASLVFIIIAASAPLTVLAGGAPTNYAVAGLLGVPIGYVVLGIILALFAVGYGRMASQIQSSGAFYVFIARGLGLRQGIAGAILALVAYNLMQIGLYGLFGFSAANALTALAGIELPWWLLGIVGWLIVGILGVNNIDFSAKVLGVIVTLEFLVVIVFSVMAIANAPEGVSTSGWQPDQFFTPGIGVLLAFTMAAFMGFESGAIYSEEAKNPERTVSRATYIAVGIIAAFYAFSAWALQMGVGPGSIVSQAQEFGPDLVFVWLADFSTTASNAAHLLFVTSLMAALIAFHNAAARYFFSLGQSGVLPAAFGRTAKNGAPIGGSLAQSILAIVVLAVFAIVGSGSEQEFLFPVVTLFTWFTNAAAFGLTFLLAITSFAVMVWANRYHREYSVFVKTIAPLLAGIGMAAVTALILINFNLMMDTEDFFMIWIMPAIILGSGLIGLIWGEILIRRNTMNSAHITGEVAEIEPAPAAPV; encoded by the coding sequence ATGGCTACTTCACCGTCACAACAAGACACTCGCAATGGGCTCAAAAGCGGAAAGCTGTCCACGGCGTCATTGGTATTTATCATCATCGCGGCATCGGCACCTTTGACAGTGCTCGCTGGTGGTGCGCCCACTAACTACGCGGTTGCAGGACTGCTCGGAGTGCCCATCGGGTACGTGGTGCTTGGCATCATCCTGGCGCTTTTCGCCGTGGGCTACGGGCGCATGGCCAGCCAGATTCAATCCTCAGGCGCTTTCTACGTCTTCATTGCGCGTGGCTTGGGACTGCGCCAAGGAATCGCGGGCGCTATTTTGGCGCTCGTTGCGTATAACCTCATGCAGATTGGCCTTTATGGACTCTTCGGGTTCTCCGCGGCCAATGCTTTGACAGCATTGGCCGGAATTGAGCTTCCCTGGTGGTTGCTTGGCATCGTGGGATGGCTCATCGTTGGCATCTTGGGCGTGAACAACATCGATTTCTCGGCCAAGGTACTTGGCGTCATCGTCACCTTGGAATTCTTGGTGGTCATTGTCTTCTCCGTCATGGCGATTGCCAATGCCCCAGAAGGAGTCAGCACCAGCGGTTGGCAGCCGGATCAGTTCTTCACCCCAGGCATCGGTGTGCTTCTAGCCTTTACGATGGCCGCGTTTATGGGCTTTGAATCCGGCGCTATCTACTCCGAGGAAGCCAAGAACCCTGAGCGTACTGTTTCACGTGCAACATATATTGCCGTCGGCATTATCGCTGCTTTTTATGCGTTCTCGGCGTGGGCGTTGCAGATGGGCGTGGGTCCAGGGAGCATCGTTAGCCAAGCGCAAGAATTTGGTCCCGACCTGGTCTTTGTCTGGCTCGCGGACTTTAGCACCACCGCATCCAATGCCGCGCACCTGCTTTTTGTCACCAGCCTCATGGCGGCGTTGATTGCTTTTCACAATGCTGCGGCAAGGTATTTCTTCTCCCTTGGGCAATCCGGGGTTCTTCCTGCAGCCTTCGGAAGAACCGCGAAGAACGGTGCGCCGATTGGTGGCTCTCTGGCGCAATCCATCCTGGCGATTGTCGTGCTGGCCGTCTTTGCCATCGTCGGCAGTGGCTCGGAACAAGAATTCCTGTTTCCAGTGGTGACCTTATTTACCTGGTTTACCAACGCCGCGGCCTTTGGCCTGACCTTCCTGCTGGCTATCACCAGCTTCGCTGTAATGGTGTGGGCGAACCGTTACCACCGCGAATACAGCGTGTTCGTGAAAACCATCGCGCCGCTGCTCGCCGGCATTGGTATGGCGGCGGTAACCGCGCTGATTCTCATCAACTTCAACCTCATGATGGACACCGAAGACTTCTTCATGATTTGGATCATGCCGGCCATCATCTTGGGATCCGGGCTCATTGGCCTTATCTGGGGTGAGATTTTAATCCGCCGCAACACCATGAACTCCGCGCACATCACGGGCGAGGTAGCGGAGATAGAACCTGCGCCCGCGGCGCCGGTGTAG
- a CDS encoding amidohydrolase — MTQTTVYTGKIWTGVADDDWVEAFAVADGRIIATGTQQHVEDQVGEQHETITIDKGIVTPGLIDGHLHLSLGGTQLAHELALDPTDDAETILAKVREWTSRLKPGEWVIGGIIGSGVLPTLNNVEFLEKLDEAFHGHLVLLRDDTMHNRQINTAAFEAMGITAGSPDPEGGTYVRDDQGRLTGALCELACAVAEGVAARSHVDPQKRQVKALRTALDRLAALGITTVQDAATMLPHFAGLAALEESGALDMRVIASMPIRPFIEDGTVGEQLFAAGMKFESEHVKPRFAKFVLDGVPTTHTTALLNPYKGNHSSHDPNFRGELYWTLDDLVAALRRCAELGLDAKLHATGDASVRQALDAAEIVRQDAGGGPAMQIAHMSFISEQDLPRFAELNVAADACPFMWFPSPLTDGISDFVTDETMANIWRFKDLLSTGALIAGGSDWPVGLPVLNPWLGIEGMVTRQAAADQSDANYGDRTVNINQAITLHQAMAAFTRQSAQALGIGDETGTIEPGKSADFIAIDRNIFTGDIAEVHNT; from the coding sequence ATGACGCAGACAACCGTATACACCGGAAAGATTTGGACCGGTGTTGCTGATGATGACTGGGTCGAAGCTTTTGCCGTTGCAGATGGCCGCATCATCGCCACCGGAACGCAGCAACACGTCGAGGACCAGGTTGGTGAGCAGCATGAGACCATCACCATTGATAAGGGCATTGTTACGCCAGGGCTTATCGATGGCCACCTGCACCTAAGCCTCGGCGGTACCCAATTGGCCCACGAGCTGGCTTTAGATCCCACCGACGATGCTGAAACTATCTTGGCGAAGGTACGCGAGTGGACGTCGCGCCTGAAACCGGGTGAGTGGGTCATTGGCGGCATCATCGGCAGCGGTGTGCTGCCCACACTGAATAACGTGGAGTTTCTAGAAAAACTCGATGAAGCTTTCCACGGCCATCTGGTGCTTCTGCGCGATGACACCATGCACAACCGGCAGATCAACACCGCCGCTTTTGAAGCCATGGGTATCACCGCTGGCTCCCCTGACCCGGAAGGCGGCACGTACGTTCGCGATGATCAAGGCCGGCTTACCGGCGCTTTATGCGAGCTAGCCTGCGCGGTGGCCGAAGGTGTCGCTGCTAGGTCCCACGTTGATCCGCAAAAGCGCCAGGTTAAAGCACTACGCACCGCACTAGATCGTCTGGCTGCGCTGGGGATAACCACCGTGCAAGACGCCGCGACCATGCTCCCGCACTTTGCGGGTCTAGCTGCTTTGGAAGAATCCGGCGCGTTGGACATGCGCGTGATTGCATCGATGCCCATTCGGCCCTTCATTGAAGACGGCACCGTGGGCGAACAACTCTTCGCCGCCGGCATGAAATTTGAAAGCGAGCACGTCAAGCCGCGCTTTGCGAAGTTCGTTTTAGATGGAGTTCCCACCACGCATACTACCGCGCTGTTAAATCCGTATAAAGGCAATCACTCCAGCCACGATCCGAACTTCCGCGGTGAGCTCTACTGGACTTTGGATGATCTCGTGGCCGCGTTGCGCCGCTGTGCGGAGTTGGGACTTGATGCCAAGCTGCACGCCACCGGTGATGCGTCGGTGCGCCAGGCTCTCGATGCCGCTGAAATCGTCCGCCAGGACGCAGGCGGCGGTCCCGCGATGCAGATTGCCCATATGTCGTTTATCTCCGAGCAGGATCTCCCGCGCTTCGCGGAGCTCAACGTCGCTGCTGACGCCTGTCCATTTATGTGGTTTCCAAGCCCGCTTACCGATGGCATCTCGGATTTCGTCACCGACGAAACGATGGCGAATATCTGGCGTTTCAAAGACCTGCTCTCCACCGGCGCTCTCATCGCGGGCGGTTCCGATTGGCCGGTTGGCCTGCCTGTTTTAAACCCCTGGTTGGGTATCGAAGGTATGGTCACCCGCCAAGCCGCTGCTGACCAATCCGATGCCAACTACGGCGATCGCACGGTCAATATCAATCAGGCCATCACACTGCACCAGGCCATGGCCGCATTTACCCGACAATCAGCACAAGCCCTGGGCATCGGCGATGAAACTGGCACGATCGAACCCGGAAAATCCGCCGATTTCATCGCAATCGACCGCAATATCTTTACAGGTGACATCGCAGAAGTTCACAACACCTAG